In Setaria italica strain Yugu1 chromosome IX, Setaria_italica_v2.0, whole genome shotgun sequence, the genomic stretch gtttttttttcttgctcaATGCTGTGCTCACCAGATCGATGCAAACTTGGTTATGCGTGCAGGTTGCAGCTTCAACGCGCGGGCTTCCGAGGATGGCGCTGTTCCGGTGATCGATGCCGACTGGCGGTCCTTCCGCGCGCAGCTCTACTTCAACGAGCAGTACGCCAAAAGCGTGAACCCGGCCGTGGCCGCGATGCCGCCGCAGGCGGTGAAGATCGGCGAGAAGTGGGCGCACCCGCTGGTGGAGCCCGAGAAGGGGTGCCTCCTTATCGCCACGGAGAAGCTGGACGGGTCGCACATCTTCGAGCGCACGGTGATCCTGCTCCTCTCCGCCGGCGTGCTGGGCCCTGTAGGCGTGATCCTGAACCGCCCGTCGCTCATGTCCATCAAGGAGGCGGAGTCCATCTTCGCAGACGACGCTGACATCGCGGGCGCCTTCTCGGGCCGGCCGCTCTTCTTCGGTGGGCCGCTGGAGGAGTGCTTCTTCATCCTGGGAccgcgggccgccgccggcagcgacgTAGTGGCGCGGACGGGGCTGTTCGAGGAGGTGATGCCGGGCCTGCACTACGGCACGCGGGAGAGCGTCCGGTGCGCCGCGGAGCTGGCCAAGCGCGGCGTGGTGGGCGTCCGGGACTTCCGCTTCTTCGACGGCTTCTGCGGGTGGGAACGGGAGCAGCTGCGCGACGAGGTGCGCGCGGGGCTCTGGCGCGTCGCTGCGTGCAGTCCCGCCGTGCTGGGGCTCGCCAGCGTCGTCAAGGGCGGCCTTTGGGACGAGGTGCGAGGACTCGTTAGGGAGAGGAGGGTGTGGTGACTTAGTCATGGGTAGGCGAGGCGTGTGTGCGCGCCGGTGGACGTTCAAGT encodes the following:
- the LOC101768919 gene encoding uncharacterized protein LOC101768919; amino-acid sequence: METSCFLTSKPSPKSMTMPSPASVAKPKPHLLFSNKRASSSVTCCSFNARASEDGAVPVIDADWRSFRAQLYFNEQYAKSVNPAVAAMPPQAVKIGEKWAHPLVEPEKGCLLIATEKLDGSHIFERTVILLLSAGVLGPVGVILNRPSLMSIKEAESIFADDADIAGAFSGRPLFFGGPLEECFFILGPRAAAGSDVVARTGLFEEVMPGLHYGTRESVRCAAELAKRGVVGVRDFRFFDGFCGWEREQLRDEVRAGLWRVAACSPAVLGLASVVKGGLWDEVRGLVRERRVW